GTACTTAGCTTTGACAACAGCACACACTTAACttagcttttatttttggaatttctcttctttttttaattttttttagcaactTTTACTTGCTGCTtattgattttgttgtgtgtgttgtCATCTTCTTACTATAATTGCTGTCACCCaataaactcccccaaatttgggacaaatttgccttgaactatgatgctctcctacaacctaagacaaggtagatGGAGACTACAATTTATAGGCTCGGGGTTCAAgtcaatcaatcaaattttcAGCTCAacatgggtgcaagggataattcattcatGCACAAGgcaagctttttggctaagtagctatttaagtcaatcatggccttcatcatcttcaaactcaTGCATTTGTTCAATAattagagattcatgcaaacATCGGTACTCAATGTTAGTCGTTCTCTCATAATTAATGATCACACACTCACCGGGTTGTGGCTAGTGATTatcttcacaatcaatctatcaaaccaactaacattttcaacCATGTACCTAATccatgttctttatcttctaattACTGAATATTCATTCAAAGCATATGATCTACGCATTACAATTCACTCAATTCATGCCATTGATCAATCCAATTCACtcaacaaacacaagattttaaatcaaaccaaaccaCTGCAATATCAATCAAACTGTGAActgttcaacaagctttcaaaattttctaactAAGTAAACTGAACATAAAAACTGTACTAaaacataaactaaaaataaaatgtatctaaagcagaaaaataaataaaattcctgTCAACAATCATCCTGAACTAGTGTGGGCTCGTCCTGAGCTGATGCAGGCTCATCATGAGGTGAAGATGGAGTATCCTAGGCTGGCTGAGGTGTCTCTTGTGTTGTTGTAGGCCAGGGATCCCAGGTACTCTGCACCGCCTATAGATCTGCTGCATAGTTGGTGTCTTCAACGCCTTCTTCACCCTCAAAGACCTCCACGAAAGGTGAAGTAGCATGTGAAACCTGTGGAGTCGCCTCTGGAGTGGCCTCATGAGCAACCTCAGGCTCTGATTGAGGCTTTTGGGTTGCAGAAGCCTTACCTCCCCCCAAAGGAAAAGGCTGGACTCCTGGCTAGGCCACCTGTGCCATGAACTCATCCATGCTGATAATAGGTTGATGTTGAGCCAAGTCATGCATACTTTGCATCACCAGGCATAAGCCACGATGGATGCTCTACAACATAGGAGCTGTGACCTCGGAGCATCGGCACTAGaatgataatgatgatggaGTAAAGGTGCCAGTCTGAACTAAAGCTGATGGAAGTGGTGGTGCTGAAGTAGAAGGGGCTGGAGCTGGAGAAGGAGTAGGAGCAGAGGATGCAGGAGCaggagaagcagctgaagatGGACCGTCAGATCCTCGAGCCTGTGCCTTGCGGGTCCCTGGAAATTTGATCATGGGATCGTCCAGGTTCCAGCAGTTCTTCTTTATgtatgccaaattaatggcagggATGAGGGACTCAAAGGTCAAAGAATATGAGACTACTCCTCGGGCCACGCAGAGTGAAGAAATGAGGGTTGGAAAGCCGAGACTCGAGGAGTTGGACTAGGCCATCTGAGAAATTTAGTGTGAAATGAGGAAGCCCACgtccatgtccatcttcatcacAAGTCCATAAATTAACCTCGCCCGATCCATGTTCAGATAAGAGGTATGAGAAGTATGGGCGAGGTTAGAATATGACAGAACGCTCCAGGTCTGGGCCTCGTTAGATCCTTCCTCAGGAGCTTCCAAGGTGCTCCTTCAGCATTAAAAACAAATCCGCGCCTTGGAATGCAAAGCTTGGAGGCAAGCTCCTGAGGATCCATGCGCGACCTGCAAAAAATAGAGTATGAGGGGTACTGCTCCCCTGGCTGAATGACTGGTGGCGTCTCCAGGAAGTCATTTAGTGATGTCGTATCAAACTTAATTAGCCGCCCTCTTACTCAAACCTGTTTTGGTGATTTGTCTTCAGGGTCATACAGGTTCGAGTAAAACTCCTTGACCAGGGCCACATCAATGTGCTCGTCCATGAACTGGGTCAAGGCCTTATGTCAGTTCTGCCTGATCAGCTCACGGCGGAATTCGTcatattttgtgatgaaaagATTAACATTCCTCTTCGGAAGGATGTTCCGGGAGTGAATATTCTGAGTAACGTTCCCAGGCCTCTTTAGAAGTCAATCTAGTGGTATCATAAGGCTCTTGGGCCGAGATGCTATGCCTTTCCTCTTTTTGGAGGTCATCTGCATCAAAAAATGAGCACAAGAATCAAGTTAGAAAGGTTTTTGTTTcaactgaaaatagaaaaataaaactgaaaaacaaactgggcgcttagcgagactaactcgcttagcgctccttatgaaaataacaacactcgcttagcgcgcagagcgcgcttagcacgacaacacaaaaacaaagacTTTGGCTAAGCGAGACACACTCGCTTAGCTGAAATAGCACAGTGGCTAAGCGAGCATGActcgctaagccttattctCTCATAGAGAGctaattgcgcttagcgagacaggcTCGCTTAGTGTGACACACTAAACAGGCTTAGTGCCAGCAGACGCTTTGCCTAAACAGACCTCTGGAACAAAATTTGCTTAGCAAGCAGGCTCGCTAAGTCCAAttccaaaaataaacaaaatagagaagaaattgCACTTAGCGAGCAGGGCTCActtagcgcatgaacaaaaTCAAGGAAAAACACAAATgccttgggcttagcgagactgactcgcttagcccaggCTTATTCGGCCAACAGTGGCTgagtggcttagcgagaggaCTCGCTTAGCCACCAACAGAAGACAAAAAAACTCTAAGAGTCTGACCTAAGCATCTAGCTCGCTAAGCGTGGCAAGCCGATTAAGCGAGATCAtactaattgaaaataaaaactggAAATTTAAATACTCGTTAAGCCCAAGGTGCAATGGCTTAGCAAGTTCATACAAACATTCAAACATGTGTTCAAAAATGATGAACGCGCTTAGCAGGACAGGGCcagctaagcgagttcatccaaAATCCtagaaaatcaaaagaaattgatgaactcgcttagcgagcaggcTCACTTAGCGAGGTCATCGAAAAATCCAGAAATACTTGGGGCTTTTCAACCCCCTACCATAGGCCTCTATTAGGCCTCAAAACCTAATCAAAACAGCACAAAAGCATGTACATTGTGTGCGAAAATAAACCCCTAATAGCATAGCATCTAAAGACTAACCTAACAGCAACATTGCAaagcacaaaatcaaaattttaaagaagtTACAGTAAGGCATCTACCCTATGGttcaaagcaaaaataaagtgCTAAGTAGGGattacttacttggattgtagTAAGAGATGAGCAAGAGGAAGCACAAAGAAGTAGAGAATGCGTAGAAGCACAATGCAGATGAGTGTAGGATGCAAGGGATGAGAGTGAGAagtgttttaatttttgcaCAAAAGAAAACTTCATAAGGCAGTTAAGCCTTATTTTTGGCAGTTTCGACTGCCTCGCTTAGTGTGGgtgactcgctaagcgagcactcAATGACTTTTGAGTTTTCAGAATTCAAACTCATGCGCTTAGCGGGTAGACTCGCTCAGCCCAATTTGAAAACATGACATTCCAGAGaagaaattgggcttagcgcgaaggGTCGCACTTAGCGAGTTCTACAGCTCTGATTGGTCTGCAACTCTTGCTTAGCGGGCCATGGGCCAGCTTAGCGAATAAAATGCTTCCTGATTTAGCAGTGTGGCTCGTTTAGTGAGAGACTCTCACTTAACGTAATTCCAAACCCGAGAGggatttgggcttagcgggCTGACCCGTTgggcccaattcaaaataagGTCCAACAGAgaaggaattgcgcttagcgcgcagtgggcgcttagcgagatgaagttgtgcgcttagcgagatgactcgcttagcccaattccaaaagataaaattccagagaagtttttgggcttagcgtaCAGGGCTTGCTCAGCAAAACCCCTTCAGCCAATAAATAGGGGttgatgcgcttagcgcgagaagTGGCTTGCTCAGCGCATGAAGGATCATTCGCTTAGCACACGAGGCATGCTGAGCGAGTGGATGACtaaaaaaattttctaagtgtTCCTATCCACAGCTTCCAGAGAAGCTTGATCAACCCCATGTAACAATGCAAATCATGCTGATGAATTATTCAAACAATCACAAACAAGTATTCTCAAACTAAATACAgtgaacataaaattaaaaaggactgggttgcctcccagcaaGATCTCtcttaacgtcattagcttgacgcatcttACTTCATGGGTCTAGATCAAATTTGGTTCCCACCTTCAAAACCATCTCTTCCCATACTTCATTTACCTCTAAATAGACATTCTAGCTGAGCAAATGTTTGTCTTcatcaaacaaatcaaattttatcttctaatcATTAATTCCCATCTCAAGCTTTTTCTTTCCCATGTCCACTACACAGCTAGCAGTCAGCATGAAGGGACGAACCAAGATCAAGGAGATCTCAGTATCCTCTTCGATGTCCATCACTACAAAGTCAGCTGGGAAAGTGAAATGCTTCACTctaaccaaaacatcttcaataatGCCATAGGGTCTGGTAACAGAACGATCTGCTAATTGAAGTGTCAAATTGGTTGGCATAATTTCCATCTCTCCTAACCtcctgcacatggagagtggcattaaaTTTATACTAGCTCCGAAGTCAATGAGAGCTTTGCCAACAAACACAGCACCAATATAGCATGGTATAGTGACACttccaggatctttgtgcttcaGTGGAAGGATCCGTTGAATCACTGCACTACAATTTCCCTCCATAACAATGGTGTCACTTTGTATGTACTTGCTCTTTTTGGTTAGCAAATCTTTCAGGAACtttgagtagagtggcatctgctgtaAGGCCTCTCCAAAGGGCATAGTAATCTCTAacttcttgaagatatcaaggaagCGAGCTAGGTGccgctccttgtctttctttgaGGGTACCAAAGGGTATGGCACCTCTTTCCCTGTAGATGGACTAGCCTCTCTCTTCTTTTCATGAGCCA
Above is a window of Glycine soja cultivar W05 chromosome 12, ASM419377v2, whole genome shotgun sequence DNA encoding:
- the LOC114378969 gene encoding uncharacterized protein LOC114378969, with the translated sequence MPFGEALQQMPLYSKFLKDLLTKKSKYIQSDTIVMEGNCSAVIQRILPLKHKDPGSVTIPCYIGAVFVGKALIDFGASINLMPLSMCRRLGEMEIMPTNLTLQLADRSVTRPYGIIEDVLVRVKHFTFPADFVVMDIEEDTEISLILVRPFMLTASCVVDMGKKKLEMGIND